One Spinacia oleracea cultivar Varoflay chromosome 4, BTI_SOV_V1, whole genome shotgun sequence DNA segment encodes these proteins:
- the LOC130472125 gene encoding FBD-associated F-box protein At4g10400-like, translating into MSTTEGNTLKRWTKKNKNSGEFDRISSLPDPILIEILSLLPLNSAFATNILARRWQHLWTQITSLNIVVDDHSRAHKHLVTTLEEKILPKLPNQWLIHKLNIVRPCFHNAWWASLDSWFCRFSLAPWNIREIKITYEKQYIGDWSVPLTYIFQIPSVVVLELLSCDWSFLYKDDCIVNLPNLKKLKLHFGPTFKYCWLKTLIESCPTLEELSIRLNYWYDEESPSRVLWISGRNLKRLSVWLTSVMNTVVKEEGSNSFLHLFPSIQSTFNLEPQANFPSHSLYLTLQIRHNFN; encoded by the exons ATGAGTACTACTGAAGGTAACACCTTAAAGAGGTGGAcgaagaagaacaaaaatagTGGGGAATTTGACAGGATAAGCTCTCTTCCTGACCCCATCCTGATTGAAATACTTTCTCTTTTACCCCTCAATTCTGCCTTCGCCACCAACATTCTGGCGCGGCGATGGCAACATCTATGGACTCAAATCACCTCTCTCAACATTGTTGTGGATGATCATTCTCGTGCGCACAAACATCTTGTTACCACCTTAGAGGAAAAAATCCTTCCAAAACTCCCTAATCAATGGCTTATTCATAAGCTCAATATTGTTCGTCCTTGTTTTCACAATGCTTGGTGGGCGAGTTTAGATTCATGGTTTTGTAGATTTTCTCTAGCTCCATGGAACATCAGGGAAATCAAAATAACATATGAGAAACAATATATAGGGGATTGGTCAGTACCCTTAACTTATATTTTCCAAATACCTTCAGTAGTAGTACTTGAACTACTATCATGTGATTGGAGCTTTCTTTACAAGGATGATTGTATAGTTAATCTTCCTAATTTGAAGAAGTTGAAGTTACATTTTGGACCTACATTTAAATACTGCTGGTTGAAAACCCTTATCGAGTCTTGTCCGACTCTTGAAGAGTTGTCTATTAGGCTTAATTATTGGTATGATGAGGAATCACCTTCCAGAGTTTTATGGATATCAGGTCGAAATTTGAAAAGATTGTCTGTATGGTTGacatcggttatgaacaccgtagtTAAG GAAGAAGGAAGCAATTCTTTCCTTCATctctttccctcaattcagtctaCATTCAACCTTGAGCCCCAAGCAAATTTTCCTTCTCATTCACTCTACTTGACTCTACAAATCAGACACAATTTCAACTAA